A genome region from Pseudoalteromonas tetraodonis includes the following:
- a CDS encoding SirB2 family protein, whose product MDYLALKHSHMAIALVSIILFYVRSFSRMGSGSLAKNKLVFIGSHSIDTLLIVSAIGLMAMAKINPLEQLWLLEKIILVIVYIVVGIISAKQTTTVPKIVFLVLNTAVILAIGYLATAKAPLLL is encoded by the coding sequence ATGGATTATTTAGCATTAAAACACTCACACATGGCCATTGCGCTAGTGAGTATTATTTTATTTTACGTACGTTCTTTTTCTCGTATGGGCAGTGGCAGCCTTGCCAAAAATAAATTGGTTTTTATTGGTAGCCACAGTATAGACACTTTATTGATTGTCTCAGCCATCGGTTTAATGGCAATGGCTAAAATAAACCCATTAGAGCAGCTTTGGTTATTAGAAAAAATTATTCTAGTTATCGTTTATATTGTTGTGGGTATTATTAGCGCTAAACAAACGACAACCGTTCCAAAAATCGTATTTTTAGTACTTAACACCGCTGTTATTTTAGCTATTGGTTACTTAGCAACAGCTAAAGCCCCGCTGTTGTTATAA